In one window of Lampris incognitus isolate fLamInc1 chromosome 3, fLamInc1.hap2, whole genome shotgun sequence DNA:
- the trmu gene encoding mitochondrial tRNA-specific 2-thiouridylase 1 — MGFVRHVICAMSGGIDSSVAALLLKRRGYNVTGVFMKNWDSMDEKGVCTSEKDCEDAYRVCQTLKISFHQVSYVKEYWHEVFSYLLKEYERGRTPNPDILCNKYIKFNHFYQYAINTLGADAVATGHYARTSQEDEEVFQQKHKPTSHSLFRDRFEIRNPVRLHKGADLFKDQTFFLSQISQDALQRTLFPLAGLTKDFVRKIAAEAGFHHVLKKKESMGICFIGTRNFEDFILEYLEPKPGNLVSIEDGTIMGRHQGWFTLTLGQRARIGGQRDPWFVVDKDITGSDVFVAPTTNHPSLFRDTMRTDRFHWITVDPPPELVRTQMMECHFRFIHQMPLTPCTVTLNMDGSVWITLSQSIRALTPGQFAVLYKGDECLGSGKIIRLGPSEYTLQQGRERMMAALQEKEQQTPKPTS, encoded by the exons ATGGGTTTTGTTAGACACGTTATATGTGCGATGTCTGGCGGCATTGACAGCTCCGTCGCCGCTTTGTtactaaagagaagag GGTACAATGTAACTGGAGTTTTCATGAAGAACTGGGACTCCATGGATGAGAAAGGTGTTTGCACCTCTGAGAAGGACTGTGAAGACGCCTACAGGGTGTGCCAGACCCTGAAAATCTCCTTTCACCAAGTGTCTTACGTTAAAGAATACTGGCATGAAGTATTTAG TTATCTACTAAAGGAATATGAGAGGGGCCGGACCCCAAACCCAGACATACTATGCAACAAATACATCAAATTCAACCATTTCTACCAGTATGCCATTAACACTTTGG GTGCTGATGCTGTGGCCACAGGCCATTATGCAAGGACATCACAGGAGGATGAGGAGGTGTTCCAGCAGAAACATAAACCCACATCCCACTCACTCTTTAGAGACCGGTTTGAAATCCGAAATC CGGTGAGGTTGCACAAGGGAGCAGACCTTTTTAAGGACCAAACCTTCTTCCTCAGCCAGATCTCCCAGGATGCCCTGCAGAGGACTCTGTTCCCCCTGGCAGGACTCACCAAAGACTTTGTCAGAAAGATCGCTGCCGAAGCTGGTTTTCACCATGTCCTAAAGAAGAAAGAG AGCATGGGCATTTGCTTCATTGGCACAAGAAACTTTGAAGACTTTATTCTGGAG TATCTAGAACCAAAGCCAGGGAACTTGGTGTCCATTGAGGATGGGACGATCATGGGCAGACATCAAG GTTGGTTTACGCTGACGCTGGGCCAGAGGGCCAGAATAGGAGGGCAGAGAGATCCGTGGTTTGTGGTGGACAAAGACATTACCGGCAGTGATGTTTTTGTG GCTCCAACCACCAATCATCCGTCTCTGTTTCGTGACACTATGCGGACGGACCGCTTTCATTGGATAACGGTGGACCCGCCCCCTGAGCTGGTCAGGACACAAATGATGGAGTGTCACTTCCGCTTCATCCACCAGATGCCTCTCA CCCCCTGTACTGTGACACTGAACATGGATGGCTCCGTGTGGATCACACTTTCCCAGTCCATCAGAGCTCTCACACCTGGACAG TTCGCGGTGCTCTACAAAGGGGACGAGTGTCTGGGCAGCGGGAAGATCATCCGTCTGGGGCCAAGTGAATACACACTCCAGCAGGGCCGAGAGCGAATGATGGCAGCCTTGCAGGAAAAGGAGCAGCAGACCCCGAAACCAACCAGCTGA